Within Pyxidicoccus trucidator, the genomic segment GGTGTACAGCCGCCGCGTCTCGTTCTGGTAGCGGTCGATGGCGGGCTGGAGCTTCTCCGGGAAGTAGCGGAAGAAGACGTTGGCCTGCCCCTGCATGGGCCCCACGCCGGACATCTGGAACATCAGCCACTGGATGACGCGCGAGCGGCCCTTCGGGTCCGCCGGCATCAGCTTGCCCGTCTTCTCCGCGAGGTAGAGGAGGATGGCGCCCGACTCGAACACGGGGAAGTCCCCCGCGTCGCGGTCGATGATGGCGGGGATGCGGCCGTTGGGGTTGATGCGCAGGAACTCCGGCTGCTTCTGCACGCCCTTGCCGATGTCCACCGCGTGCACGGTGTAGGGCAGGCCCAGCTCCTCCAGCGCTATCGAGACCTTGATGCCGTTGGGCGTACCCCAGGTGTAGAGGTCAATCATCCGTTCCGCTCCTTGCGTCAGTCGAGGCGCGTCCTGATAACGGGGGACGAGGCGCCGCGCCCGCGCTTCAGCGGAGCTGCTGCTCCAGCGCCTGCCAGCGCGCGTCCACCCACCCGCGCAGATAGGCCACTTCGCCCTCGAAGTCGTTCAGGTCCGTGCGCCCGCTCCAGCGAGGGAAGACGCGGTACTCCGCGCCCCAGCGCGCCTCGTCCTTGAGCGCCGCGGCTCGCAGCTCCGCCGCGTATGCGTCGACGAGCCCGAGCACCAGCTCCCGCTGCAGCGGTCCCTGGAGCAGCTCGCGGTAGCGCGTGAACAGGGGGCCGGAGATGGCCGGGTCCTCTATCAGACGGGCGAAGATGCGATTCTCGTTCGTGAACGTATCGAGGTCGTTCGCATCCAGGCGCAGCGTGTTCCAGTGCTGCCCGAAGCTGGCGTCCAAATCCCAGGGGATGTAGCGGAACCGCGCCCCCGGTCCGCGCGCGCGGAAGTGGTAGGCATTCTTCGCCACCGAGTCCTTCGTGTACGCGAGGTGGGCGAAAATCCACCAGTCCTCGTAGTCGCGCGAGTCGAACCACGCGTCTCGCTCGGCGAGGAACCGCTCCGCGGTGGCGTCGGCGACGAAGGCGGTGAGCGCGTCGATGGAGTGGAAGGCCTCGTCACCGTCCTCGGGCTCGCCCTCCTTCTTCTCGTAGCCCTGGTGCAGCTTCACCTTGGGCAGCCCCGTGGAGTCGAGCCGCGAGAAGTTCGCGTCACCGCCCACCGCCTTGAAGAGGTCCCCGCCCGGGTCCAACCCCCGGTCCGAGAGGAAGTCCTGGTTGATGTGGTCCGTCACGGTGAAGAGGCCGTGGTACTCGCCATTCACGTAGACCACCGCGCTGAACGCCTTCATCTGGAGGTGGTCCGGCGACATGCGGTTCCACAGCTCGAAGGCGAGCCGGGCCCGCATGTATGAGTTGTCATTGAAGGGGCTGATGAGCACCAGCTTGCGCCGGCCCATGAAACCGCCGGCCTGCGCGGGCTCGTCGAACGTGTAGCCGCTCTTGAAGTCGAGCGTGAGGCTGCGCTTGGGAAACCGGAGGGACGTGTCCCCGCGGTAGCGCGTCTCCGCGAGCAGGCAGCGTCCCTTGTAGACGAGCCGCGCCGGGCGGTAGCCATCATCGTCCGGCAGCGAGGAGGACATGAAGAGGTGGAGCACCGGCAGCCCGTCCTCCTCGGCATGGCTCCAGGGGTCGGCGGCCGTGGCGCTGTCACCGTCGCGAGTGTCCTCCTTCGCGTGTCCCGGCGAGAGGCCACGGCTCCACTCGGAGAACCCCTCCACGAACGAGGCACTGTCCGGGCCCTCACACTCCGGCGGAGTCACGCTCCAGCCGCTCGGGGGCGCGCAGGCGGGAAGCACCGCGCACACGGCGAGCAGCCACACTCCCAGGCTCGCGATGTGCCGTCCCTGTCCGCCCATCCACCCTCCTGTCTCCATGCAGGAAGGTAGCCACTGCGTCACGTGCGGGCAGCGCACGCCTGGCAGGTGCCCGCCCCACACCCGGGAACGAGCACGGGTGCGCGGGGCTCCGTCGCTCCGTGAACACAGAGCCCCGCGGCGCCTGGGGCACCGCGGGGCTCGAAGGCATCCCGGAAGTGAAGGACTACCGCATCACGGCGCGGCCGGAGCCTGCACCGGGGCCTTCGCCTTCTTCTCCGCGTTGACGAAGTCGCCGGCCTTCACCTGCGTCACCTTCGCCCAGTCCACGTGCCGCTCCATGGCCTTGCGCACGTCCTCGGGCTTGAGCCGGGACAGCTTCTCTTCAATCGTCGCGTCGAAGGCCAGCGTGCGTCCCAGGTACAGGTACCCGGCGAGCTGCCGCGCCAGGCCACCGTCCTGCGCCCGAGCCGCCTGCCGGTACTCCAACAGGCCCGCGCGCGCCTTCTCCAGTTCCTCGGCCGAGTAGCCCTTCTGCACCGCGCGAGACACCTCCTCGCGCATGGCCGCCTCCAGCCGCGTCGCGTTCTCCGGCGCGAAGATGGCGTAGGTGACGAAGTTGCCCACGGCGTCGATGTCGCCCGCGTCCAGGCCGCTGCCCACGCCGTAGGACAGGCCGTCCTTCTGGCGGATGCGCGTGGCCAGCCGCGAGTTGAGGAAGCCGCCGCCCAGCACGAAGTTGCCCAGCATCAGCGCCGGCCAGTCCGCGTCATCCTTGCGCAGCTTCAGCGACTGGCCCGCGAGGTAGTACGCGTTCGCCTTGTCCGGCGTCTCCATCGCCACCACCTGCGGGCCGCGCTCCACGAACACCTGCGCCACCCGCTTGAACGGCGCCGGACTCTTCCAGCCGGCGAGCAGGTCGCCCGCGAGCGGCATCAGCTCCTTCGGCTCGAAGTCCCCCACCACGGCCAGCTCACCGTTGGACGCGCCGTAGAAGGCCTTGTGGAAGGCGCGCACGTCCTCCAGCTTCGTGTCCTTCACGCCGGCGAGGCGCTCCTCCAGCGTGGGCACGTAGTACGGGTGCCCCTTCGGGT encodes:
- a CDS encoding glutathione S-transferase family protein — its product is MIDLYTWGTPNGIKVSIALEELGLPYTVHAVDIGKGVQKQPEFLRINPNGRIPAIIDRDAGDFPVFESGAILLYLAEKTGKLMPADPKGRSRVIQWLMFQMSGVGPMQGQANVFFRYFPEKLQPAIDRYQNETRRLYTVLDTRLKESEFLAGDYSIADIATWPWVRVHDWAGVSVDGLPHLQRWLEVIAKRPAVQRGLDVPFPQDRDKGADEERIKSAQSILQR
- a CDS encoding CotH kinase family protein; its protein translation is MGGQGRHIASLGVWLLAVCAVLPACAPPSGWSVTPPECEGPDSASFVEGFSEWSRGLSPGHAKEDTRDGDSATAADPWSHAEEDGLPVLHLFMSSSLPDDDGYRPARLVYKGRCLLAETRYRGDTSLRFPKRSLTLDFKSGYTFDEPAQAGGFMGRRKLVLISPFNDNSYMRARLAFELWNRMSPDHLQMKAFSAVVYVNGEYHGLFTVTDHINQDFLSDRGLDPGGDLFKAVGGDANFSRLDSTGLPKVKLHQGYEKKEGEPEDGDEAFHSIDALTAFVADATAERFLAERDAWFDSRDYEDWWIFAHLAYTKDSVAKNAYHFRARGPGARFRYIPWDLDASFGQHWNTLRLDANDLDTFTNENRIFARLIEDPAISGPLFTRYRELLQGPLQRELVLGLVDAYAAELRAAALKDEARWGAEYRVFPRWSGRTDLNDFEGEVAYLRGWVDARWQALEQQLR